The Tumebacillus sp. BK434 genome has a segment encoding these proteins:
- the pfkA gene encoding 6-phosphofructokinase, producing the protein MRKIGVLTSGGDAPGMNAAIRAVVRKAIYHGLQVAGIKRGYQGLIQGEIINMDLGSVGDIIHRGGTMLFTARSEEFKTEEGRNKAFQQIQDHGIDGLIVIGGDGSFRGAKLLSDMGVPTIGIPGTIDNDIPCTEFTIGFDTAINTVIQLVDKIRDTATSHERTYVIEVMGRGAGDIALVAGVSVGAETILIPEEKHDIIKVVEKLKRGAARGKKHSIILVSEGAGKGFAIGEVIRELTGWETRVTVLGHIQRGGSPTAFDRMLASKMGAHAVDLLLSGEKAKMIGTVGGQLKATDITEALNTPRLPDLSLYDLADVLSI; encoded by the coding sequence GTGCGGAAAATCGGGGTGCTGACAAGCGGCGGCGATGCGCCGGGCATGAATGCAGCCATTCGTGCGGTCGTGCGCAAAGCGATCTATCACGGTCTGCAAGTGGCAGGGATCAAACGCGGGTATCAGGGGCTGATCCAAGGAGAGATCATCAACATGGATCTCGGATCGGTCGGCGACATCATCCATCGCGGCGGGACGATGCTGTTCACCGCCCGCTCGGAGGAGTTTAAGACGGAAGAGGGGCGGAACAAAGCGTTCCAGCAGATCCAGGATCACGGCATTGACGGGCTGATCGTCATCGGCGGCGACGGTTCGTTTCGCGGTGCCAAACTGCTCTCCGACATGGGCGTGCCAACGATCGGGATCCCCGGGACGATCGACAATGACATCCCATGCACCGAATTCACGATCGGTTTTGATACCGCGATCAACACGGTCATCCAGCTGGTGGACAAGATCCGCGACACCGCCACATCGCATGAGCGCACGTATGTGATCGAAGTGATGGGACGCGGTGCCGGGGACATCGCGCTGGTGGCCGGCGTATCGGTCGGCGCGGAAACGATTTTGATCCCGGAAGAAAAGCACGACATCATCAAAGTGGTGGAGAAGCTGAAGCGCGGGGCGGCACGGGGCAAAAAGCATTCGATCATCCTCGTCTCCGAAGGCGCCGGCAAAGGATTTGCCATCGGCGAAGTCATTCGCGAGCTGACCGGCTGGGAGACGCGGGTCACCGTGCTCGGCCACATTCAGCGCGGCGGATCGCCGACGGCGTTTGACCGGATGTTGGCCAGCAAGATGGGCGCCCATGCGGTCGATCTGCTCCTTTCGGGTGAGAAGGCGAAGATGATCGGCACGGTCGGCGGACAGCTGAAAGCGACCGACATCACCGAGGCGTTAAACACGCCGCGCCTTCCCGATCTCAGCTTATACGACTTGGCGGATGTGCTTTCGATTTAA
- the pyk gene encoding pyruvate kinase codes for MRRTKIVCTIGPASESVDMLKTLMQNGLDVARLNFSHGTYEEHAARILNIRQAAKETGKNVAIMLDIKGPKIRTGLVKNGAVELHNDAAIILTTEQLAEGDEHRISISYDGLPEDVQPGSILRIDDGLIGLVVEQVAGTEIHCRVTNGGMLKNRKGINAPGVKLRIPSVTEKDIADIKFGIEQGVDIIAASFVRKASDVLDVRRILEEANVHKDIISKIEAEEALDMIDEILAVTDGVMVARGDLGVEIPTEEVPLVQKMLIQKCNELGKPVITATQMLDSMERNPRPTRAEASDVANAIFDGTDAIMLSGETAAGKYPAEAVATMAQIAKRAEEALFNNLVPSRRNVAEAEANVTDAMSLAVSTIADDLNARAIVTATSSGHTAKKVSKHRPSTPIIAVTDSEEVARRLMLSWGVYPIISRTAKTTDEILAISIQGALDSGHVKHGDLIVITAGVPVGQPGTTNLLKVHTIGEILAKGQGIGQKAVSGRVLASNRSEELLNLREGDILVTHSTDRDVVPAMEKAAAVITVEGGLTSHAAVVALHLGKPVIVGVEDATEKLKTGMVVTVDSKSGLIYEGVAHVI; via the coding sequence ATGCGAAGAACGAAAATCGTTTGTACGATTGGACCGGCCAGCGAATCGGTTGACATGCTGAAAACGCTGATGCAAAACGGTCTCGATGTTGCCCGGCTCAATTTCTCGCACGGCACGTACGAGGAGCATGCTGCCCGCATTCTAAACATTCGCCAGGCAGCGAAAGAAACGGGCAAAAATGTCGCGATCATGCTCGACATCAAAGGACCCAAAATCCGCACCGGTCTGGTCAAAAACGGCGCGGTCGAATTACATAACGATGCAGCGATCATCCTGACCACCGAACAGCTCGCAGAAGGCGATGAACACCGCATCTCGATCTCTTATGACGGGTTGCCGGAAGACGTGCAGCCGGGCTCGATCCTGCGCATCGACGACGGCCTGATCGGGCTGGTCGTCGAACAGGTCGCAGGCACTGAGATCCACTGCCGCGTCACCAACGGCGGCATGCTGAAGAACCGCAAAGGCATCAACGCGCCAGGTGTCAAACTGCGCATCCCGAGCGTCACCGAGAAAGACATCGCCGACATCAAATTCGGCATCGAACAAGGCGTCGACATCATCGCCGCATCGTTTGTGCGCAAGGCGTCCGACGTGCTGGACGTGCGACGCATCCTCGAAGAAGCGAACGTACATAAAGACATCATCTCGAAGATCGAAGCGGAAGAAGCGCTCGACATGATCGATGAGATCCTCGCCGTCACCGACGGCGTGATGGTGGCGCGCGGCGACCTCGGTGTGGAGATCCCGACCGAAGAAGTTCCGCTCGTCCAGAAGATGCTGATCCAAAAATGCAACGAGCTCGGCAAGCCGGTGATCACCGCAACGCAGATGCTCGACTCGATGGAGCGCAACCCGCGCCCGACCCGCGCGGAGGCGAGCGACGTCGCCAACGCCATCTTTGACGGCACCGATGCGATCATGCTGTCCGGCGAGACAGCGGCCGGCAAATATCCGGCCGAAGCGGTCGCGACGATGGCGCAGATCGCCAAACGGGCGGAAGAAGCATTGTTCAACAACCTCGTCCCGTCCCGCCGCAATGTGGCGGAAGCGGAAGCGAACGTGACCGACGCGATGTCGCTGGCCGTCTCTACCATCGCCGATGACCTGAACGCACGCGCGATCGTCACGGCGACCTCGAGCGGACACACGGCGAAAAAAGTTTCCAAGCATCGCCCGTCCACTCCGATCATCGCCGTCACCGACAGCGAAGAGGTGGCGCGCCGCCTGATGCTGTCGTGGGGCGTGTACCCGATCATCTCGCGCACCGCGAAGACGACCGACGAAATTCTCGCCATCTCCATTCAAGGCGCGCTCGATTCCGGCCACGTCAAACACGGCGACCTGATCGTGATCACGGCCGGCGTTCCGGTCGGACAACCGGGCACGACCAACCTGCTGAAAGTCCATACGATCGGCGAGATTCTCGCCAAAGGCCAAGGCATCGGCCAAAAGGCGGTCAGTGGGCGCGTGCTGGCATCGAACAGATCGGAAGAGCTGTTGAACCTGCGGGAAGGCGACATCCTCGTCACGCACTCCACCGACCGCGATGTCGTGCCGGCGATGGAAAAGGCGGCTGCTGTGATCACCGTCGAAGGCGGCTTGACTTCGCACGCGGCGGTCGTGGCCCTTCACCTCGGCAAACCGGTCATCGTCGGCGTGGAAGACGCTACCGAGAAGCTGAAGACCGGCATGGTCGTCACCGTCGATTCGAAGTCCGGATTGATCTACGAAGGCGTTGCACACGTCATTTGA
- a CDS encoding phosphatidylglycerophosphatase A codes for MAREIIELLERRGVTVDDIVDIVYTLQKPYHPDLERDPCVTSVMRVLAKREVQYALHTGVALDELAERKALPEPLQRILETDEPLYGVDEILALSITNVYGSIGLTSFGFLDKEKIGIIAKLNNKQNGVHVFLDDLVAGVAAAASARIAHRCAKP; via the coding sequence ATGGCCCGTGAGATTATCGAACTGTTGGAACGTCGCGGGGTCACCGTCGACGACATCGTGGATATCGTGTATACACTTCAAAAACCCTATCATCCCGATCTCGAGCGCGACCCCTGCGTGACCAGCGTCATGCGCGTGCTCGCCAAGCGCGAAGTGCAATACGCCTTGCACACCGGCGTCGCGCTCGACGAACTCGCCGAGCGGAAAGCCCTGCCCGAGCCTCTGCAGCGCATCCTCGAAACGGATGAGCCGCTGTACGGCGTTGACGAAATCCTCGCCCTGTCGATCACCAACGTCTACGGCTCGATCGGCCTGACTTCGTTCGGCTTTTTGGACAAGGAAAAGATCGGCATCATCGCGAAATTGAATAACAAACAAAACGGTGTGCACGTGTTCCTCGATGACTTGGTCGCAGGCGTGGCCGCCGCCGCTTCCGCTCGCATCGCCCACCGCTGTGCCAAGCCTTAA
- a CDS encoding thioesterase family protein — translation MAEFYEVELRVRYQETDQMGVVYHANYLNWFEVGRTEWLREYGMSYRILEEQGWLLPVTEVWCKYHASAKYDDLVRIKIWIDTMSKLRMTFGYEVTRATDGEKLVSGKTEHVFINREGQVQRINRILPELYELMTQKAVSNT, via the coding sequence ATGGCTGAATTTTATGAAGTGGAACTGCGTGTGCGCTATCAGGAAACCGACCAGATGGGCGTCGTCTATCACGCCAACTATTTGAACTGGTTCGAAGTCGGCCGCACCGAGTGGCTGCGCGAGTACGGCATGTCCTACCGCATCCTCGAAGAACAAGGCTGGCTGCTCCCGGTGACTGAAGTGTGGTGCAAATACCACGCATCGGCCAAATATGACGATCTGGTGCGGATCAAGATCTGGATCGACACGATGTCCAAACTGCGCATGACCTTCGGCTATGAAGTCACCCGTGCCACCGATGGCGAAAAGCTGGTCAGCGGCAAGACGGAGCATGTCTTCATCAACCGCGAAGGCCAGGTCCAGCGAATCAACCGCATTTTGCCGGAGCTCTACGAATTGATGACCCAAAAAGCGGTGAGCAACACATGA
- a CDS encoding malic enzyme-like NAD(P)-binding protein, translated as MSLREDALELHRAHQGKLAVTSKVPVSNARDLSLAYSPGVAEPCKEIHKTPERVYDYTAKGNFVAVVSDGTAVLGLGNIGPHAALPVMEGKAVLFKAFAGVDAVPVCLNTTDAEEIIRTVKLLEPTFGGINLEDIAAPACFVIEQRLKEELNIPVFHDDQHGTAIVTLAGLINALKVVGKRMQDIKVVANGAGAAGIAIIKLLLSMGVKHVIMCDTKGAIYEGRVEGMNPVKELIAKNTNRERVTGSLEEVIEGADVFIGVSVADAVTQDMVRSMNRDPIIFAMANPDPEIRPDDAMEAGAKVVGTGRSDYPNQVNNVLAFPGIFRGALDVRATSINEEMKIAAAYAIAELIQPHELSSDYVIPKPFDPRVAPNVAKAVAKAAMDTGVAQLFVNPDEVAERTARLTKSE; from the coding sequence GTGTCGTTGCGTGAAGATGCACTTGAGCTGCACCGCGCTCACCAAGGCAAGCTTGCCGTCACCTCCAAGGTGCCCGTAAGCAACGCCCGCGATCTCAGCCTGGCCTACAGCCCGGGGGTCGCCGAGCCGTGCAAAGAGATTCACAAGACGCCTGAGCGCGTTTATGATTATACAGCCAAAGGTAATTTTGTCGCCGTCGTCAGCGACGGCACCGCCGTGCTCGGTCTCGGCAACATCGGCCCGCATGCTGCCCTGCCCGTCATGGAAGGGAAAGCGGTGCTCTTTAAGGCGTTCGCCGGCGTCGATGCGGTGCCGGTCTGCTTGAACACGACCGACGCGGAGGAGATCATCCGCACCGTCAAACTGCTCGAACCCACGTTTGGCGGCATCAACCTCGAAGACATCGCAGCTCCGGCGTGCTTTGTGATCGAACAGCGGCTCAAGGAAGAGCTGAACATCCCGGTCTTCCACGATGACCAGCACGGTACGGCGATCGTCACGCTGGCCGGTCTGATCAACGCGCTGAAAGTGGTCGGCAAGCGGATGCAGGACATCAAGGTGGTAGCCAACGGCGCGGGTGCGGCTGGTATTGCGATCATCAAGCTGCTGCTCTCGATGGGGGTCAAGCACGTGATCATGTGCGACACCAAAGGCGCGATCTACGAAGGACGCGTCGAAGGGATGAACCCGGTCAAAGAGCTGATCGCGAAAAATACCAACCGCGAGCGCGTCACCGGCTCTCTGGAAGAAGTGATCGAAGGAGCGGACGTCTTCATCGGCGTATCGGTTGCCGACGCGGTTACCCAGGACATGGTGCGCTCGATGAACCGCGACCCGATCATCTTCGCCATGGCCAACCCCGATCCGGAGATCCGCCCTGACGATGCGATGGAAGCGGGCGCGAAGGTGGTGGGGACAGGCCGTTCTGACTATCCGAACCAAGTCAACAACGTCCTCGCCTTCCCGGGCATCTTCCGCGGCGCGCTCGACGTGCGGGCGACCTCGATCAACGAAGAGATGAAGATCGCCGCCGCCTATGCGATCGCGGAGCTGATCCAGCCGCATGAGCTGTCTTCCGACTATGTCATTCCCAAGCCGTTCGATCCGCGCGTGGCGCCGAACGTTGCCAAAGCGGTGGCGAAAGCGGCGATGGACACAGGGGTCGCGCAGCTATTTGTCAACCCGGATGAAGTGGCGGAACGGACTGCCCGCCTGACAAAAAGCGAGTAA
- the accD gene encoding acetyl-CoA carboxylase, carboxyltransferase subunit beta, translated as MALKDIFHIKKQRYATLTSADVAERLGRTKQPEVSVPEGLMSKCKRCGEMTFTKELEKNLKTCPKCEYHYTMNAEERIKATLDEGRFFEYDAGMTAVDPLNFPDYPSKVEREQKKTGMKEAVLTGEGTIGGYPVVLAVMDSTYFMGSMGSVVGEKLTRAIEAARAKRYPLIIFTASGGARMQEGIFSLMQMAKTSAALHKLSEAGGLYIAINTYPTTGGVTASFAMLGDINLAEPGALIGFAGRRIIEQTIRQKLPDDFQTAEFLLKHGMLDMVVPRKEMRQTLSTLLELHGGVPGGE; from the coding sequence GTGGCGCTGAAGGACATTTTTCATATAAAAAAGCAACGGTATGCGACCTTGACATCCGCCGACGTGGCGGAGCGGCTGGGCCGGACCAAGCAACCTGAAGTATCCGTTCCGGAAGGTCTCATGTCAAAGTGCAAGCGTTGTGGCGAGATGACGTTCACCAAGGAATTGGAGAAGAATCTCAAGACCTGCCCCAAGTGCGAATATCACTATACGATGAACGCCGAAGAGCGGATCAAGGCGACGCTCGACGAAGGCCGTTTCTTTGAGTACGACGCCGGAATGACCGCCGTCGACCCGTTGAACTTCCCGGATTATCCGTCGAAAGTCGAGCGGGAGCAGAAGAAGACCGGTATGAAGGAAGCGGTCCTGACCGGGGAAGGCACCATCGGCGGTTATCCGGTGGTCCTCGCCGTGATGGACTCGACCTACTTCATGGGCTCGATGGGCTCGGTCGTCGGCGAAAAGCTGACCCGCGCGATCGAAGCGGCACGGGCCAAGCGCTACCCGTTGATCATCTTCACCGCATCGGGCGGCGCCCGGATGCAGGAAGGGATCTTTTCGCTGATGCAGATGGCCAAGACGTCGGCCGCCCTGCACAAGCTGTCCGAAGCGGGCGGTCTGTACATCGCCATCAACACCTACCCGACGACAGGCGGCGTCACCGCATCGTTTGCGATGCTTGGCGACATCAACCTCGCCGAGCCCGGCGCACTGATCGGCTTTGCCGGACGCCGCATCATCGAACAGACGATCCGGCAGAAACTGCCTGACGATTTCCAAACGGCAGAATTTCTGCTGAAGCACGGCATGCTCGACATGGTCGTGCCGCGCAAAGAGATGCGTCAGACTCTTTCGACCCTGTTAGAACTGCATGGAGGTGTACCAGGTGGCGAATGA
- a CDS encoding FxsA family protein, giving the protein MKRLFLLLIIAVPALEIFTLIQVGHIIGGWLTFFLVIGMSGLGVYLLTVQGRYIMQQIRREMQMGQLPGDSLLNGACLLVGGTLLLIPGLLSDLIGMLLLLPGVRELPKSLIKLYLMKMMQKGNYVFYRRF; this is encoded by the coding sequence ATGAAGCGTCTGTTCCTTCTCTTGATCATCGCCGTGCCGGCGCTGGAGATATTCACTTTGATCCAAGTTGGACATATCATCGGCGGCTGGCTGACGTTTTTCCTCGTCATCGGCATGTCGGGGCTTGGCGTCTATCTGTTGACGGTGCAGGGCCGATATATCATGCAGCAGATCAGACGCGAGATGCAGATGGGACAGCTCCCCGGCGATTCGCTGCTCAACGGGGCTTGTCTTTTGGTCGGCGGAACGCTGTTGCTCATTCCAGGTTTATTGAGTGATCTCATCGGGATGCTGCTGCTACTGCCCGGCGTACGGGAGCTGCCGAAGAGCCTGATCAAACTGTATTTGATGAAGATGATGCAAAAAGGCAACTATGTGTTCTATCGCAGATTCTAG
- a CDS encoding acetyl-CoA carboxylase carboxyltransferase subunit alpha, translating to MANELMFEKPLLELQKKIKELRTFSEQSGLDFSDEIAKLEAKAAQLAGNIYTELTPWQRTQIARHAERPTTLDYINGMCTHFLEMHGDRTYGDDPAIVGGVAKFDGIPVTVIGHQKGKDTKENILRRWGMPLPEGYRKALRLMKQAEKFNRPVICFIDTSGAYPGIESEERGISEAVARNLIEMAGLRTPIICVVTGEGGSGGALALGVGDRVYMLENSIYSVISPEGGAALLWKDSGQAQRAAETFKITAGYIHEFGIIDGVISEPQGGAHKDHAAMIAAVREQISTALHELIKLPKDVLVEQRYQKFKQMGHFAE from the coding sequence GTGGCGAATGAGCTCATGTTTGAAAAGCCGCTCTTAGAACTGCAAAAGAAGATCAAGGAACTGCGCACCTTCTCGGAGCAGAGCGGCTTGGATTTTTCGGACGAGATCGCCAAGCTGGAAGCGAAAGCCGCCCAGTTGGCCGGCAACATCTACACCGAACTCACCCCGTGGCAGCGCACGCAGATCGCCCGCCATGCGGAACGCCCGACCACGCTCGACTATATCAACGGCATGTGCACGCATTTTCTGGAGATGCACGGTGACCGGACTTACGGGGATGACCCGGCCATCGTCGGCGGCGTGGCGAAGTTCGACGGCATTCCGGTCACGGTGATCGGCCACCAGAAAGGCAAGGATACCAAGGAAAACATCCTTCGCCGTTGGGGCATGCCACTTCCGGAAGGCTATCGCAAGGCGCTGCGCCTGATGAAACAGGCGGAGAAGTTCAACCGCCCGGTCATCTGCTTCATCGACACGTCGGGCGCGTATCCCGGCATCGAGTCGGAAGAGCGCGGCATCTCCGAAGCGGTGGCCCGCAACCTGATCGAGATGGCAGGCCTGCGCACCCCGATCATCTGCGTCGTCACCGGCGAAGGCGGTTCGGGCGGCGCGCTGGCGCTGGGCGTGGGCGACCGCGTCTACATGCTGGAGAACTCGATCTACTCGGTCATCTCGCCAGAAGGCGGTGCGGCTCTGCTCTGGAAAGATTCAGGACAAGCGCAGCGCGCGGCGGAGACCTTTAAGATCACCGCCGGCTACATCCACGAGTTCGGCATCATCGACGGCGTGATTTCAGAACCGCAAGGCGGCGCGCACAAAGACCACGCGGCGATGATCGCAGCCGTTCGCGAGCAGATCTCGACCGCCCTGCACGAGCTGATCAAGCTGCCGAAAGACGTGCTGGTCGAACAGCGCTACCAGAAGTTCAAGCAGATGGGGCACTTCGCTGAATAG
- a CDS encoding glutamate decarboxylase: MWTVIYIAPNTKTAERIKDKLTEEGFLVKLRQTNAAKQQFEILVPETELDEVQEVLKDILHSSHRES; the protein is encoded by the coding sequence ATGTGGACTGTCATCTATATTGCGCCTAACACGAAGACGGCCGAGCGGATCAAGGACAAGCTTACGGAAGAAGGATTCCTGGTCAAACTCCGCCAGACGAATGCAGCCAAGCAACAGTTTGAAATTTTGGTGCCCGAGACAGAATTGGACGAAGTGCAGGAAGTCTTAAAAGACATTCTCCACTCTTCACATCGCGAATCATAA
- a CDS encoding DMT family transporter, with amino-acid sequence MEENKKLPVSPLVFLLIGVLAVSFSAIIIKWSTAPAAILGLYRLVFTFLLLGPFLLTKGARAELRGISLRTWVLVALSGVFLAFHFIFWIGSLKYTTVASSTILITLQPIFVMVLAYFTLKERTTWQAWAGAGIAIAGSLFIGWGDLQISGTALWGDLLSLLGTLVVSGYLVIGQYLRGVMTSMVYSLLVYVFAMIVMFFYCIGEGYSLVDYSGREWMLFVLLAFIPTVFGHTLFNWLLKYVNAATISMAILGEPIFATILAYLLLSEAVTWAQWVGGAIIMSGIWLFLSTQKKGAAAPNGQESFTG; translated from the coding sequence ATGGAAGAGAACAAAAAACTGCCCGTTTCACCGCTGGTGTTCCTGCTGATCGGCGTGCTGGCCGTCTCGTTTTCGGCCATCATTATCAAATGGTCGACCGCCCCCGCGGCGATCCTCGGGCTGTACAGGCTCGTGTTTACGTTTTTGCTGCTCGGCCCGTTTTTGCTGACCAAAGGGGCGCGGGCGGAGCTGAGAGGGATAAGTCTGCGCACGTGGGTGCTCGTCGCGCTGTCCGGCGTGTTTCTGGCCTTCCATTTCATCTTCTGGATCGGTTCGCTGAAATACACGACGGTCGCTTCCTCGACCATTCTGATCACCTTGCAGCCGATCTTCGTCATGGTGCTCGCCTACTTCACGCTGAAAGAGCGCACGACGTGGCAGGCATGGGCCGGCGCAGGCATCGCCATCGCCGGAAGCCTGTTCATCGGCTGGGGCGACCTGCAGATCAGCGGGACTGCGCTTTGGGGCGATCTGTTGTCCCTGCTCGGCACCTTGGTCGTCAGCGGCTATCTGGTGATCGGGCAATACCTGCGCGGGGTGATGACCTCAATGGTCTACTCGCTGCTCGTCTATGTCTTTGCGATGATCGTGATGTTTTTCTATTGCATTGGGGAAGGCTATTCTTTGGTGGATTACAGCGGACGGGAATGGATGCTGTTCGTCCTGCTCGCCTTCATCCCGACCGTCTTTGGACATACGCTGTTCAACTGGCTGCTGAAGTACGTAAACGCCGCGACGATTTCGATGGCGATTCTCGGCGAGCCGATCTTTGCGACCATTCTGGCCTATCTCCTGCTCAGCGAAGCGGTCACCTGGGCGCAATGGGTCGGCGGCGCGATCATCATGAGCGGGATCTGGCTGTTCCTCTCGACCCAGAAAAAGGGGGCCGCGGCACCGAACGGGCAAGAAAGTTTCACAGGGTGA